A genomic stretch from Xenopus laevis strain J_2021 chromosome 6S, Xenopus_laevis_v10.1, whole genome shotgun sequence includes:
- the LOC108695306 gene encoding aquaporin-4 yields the protein MVAFKGVWTQPFWRSVSGEFLAMLIFVLLGLGSTVSWGVDDNPQSADLLRISLCFGFSIVSMVHCFGHISGAHLNPAVTLAFVCTRKITLAKSLFYIIAQCLGAISGAGLLYLVTPLNMIGNLGLTMVNERLSLGHGLLIEILITFQLVFCISASCDPKYKYKYPPIAIGISVIIGHLFAINYTGASMNPARSLGPAVILWNWKSHWVYWVGPIIGAVCAATVYDYIYCPDNDLKEHLKEAIKKATQKKQGKYIEVDDCRSQVDAEDLILKSGTVHVIDIDQTESKKGKDSASEIFSNV from the exons ATGGTAGCATTTAAGGGTGTTTGGACTCAACCATTTTGGAGATCTGTCTCTGGTGAATTTTTAGCCATGCTTATTTTTGTTCTTCTTGGACTCGGTTCAACAGTCAGCTGGGGGGTAGATGACAACCCTCAGTCTGCAGATCTTCTACGTATTTCACTATGTTTTGGCTTTAGTATTGTCTCAATGGTGCATTGTTTTGGACACATTAGTGGTGCCCATCTTAATCCAGCGGTCACTCTTGCCTTTGTGTGCACCAGGAAGATTACACTTGCCAAATCATTATTCTATATCATAGCACAATGCCTGGGAGCCATCTCAGGAGCAGGACTTCTATACCTTGTTACACCTCTCAATATGATTGGAAATTTAGGATTGACAAtg gtcaATGAAAGACTGTCACTTGGCCATGGACTTCTTATagaaattttaattacattccagtTGGTTTTTTGCATTAGCGCAAGTTGTGATCCCAAATACAAGTACAAATACCCACCAATAGCAATTGGAATTTCAGTTATAATAGGACACCTGTTTGCA ATAAATTACACTGGAGCCAGCATGAACCCTGCAAGATCGCTTGGACCTGCTGTCATTCTCTGGAACTGGAAAAGTCACTGG GTTTATTGGGTTGGACCAATCATTGGAGCAGTCTGTGCTGCAACTGTTTATGACTATATCTATTGTCCGGACAATGATCTCAAAGAACATTTAAAAGAAGCAATTAAAAAGGCAACACAGAAGAAACAGGGAAAATATATAGAAGTTGATGATTGCAGAAGCCAAGTGGATGCTGAAGATTTAATCTTGAAGTCGGGAACAGTTCATGTAATTGATATCGACCAGACCGAAAGCAAAAAAGGCAAAGACTCGGCTAGTGAAATATTTTCTAATGTGTAA